One Paenibacillus riograndensis SBR5 DNA segment encodes these proteins:
- a CDS encoding MFS transporter, with the protein MKISYRKYSLHVYNYFFYIAYASYLPFISYWFAEDGLSTQQIGLIFSIGPLVGFLVQPLWGMLIDYYGMAKWLLLISTGITPWVVIAYRFAGHHFWLYIVISVVLAVFSSATLPVIDAVTVRHAKHNSLSYGAIRVVGSISFGLAVAVFGQMYEHFGISTVFAAYILTMTLVCLLTFSIPGDRKGRPKPEMAGKGAPRSGMTAGMITLLKEPKFVWFLIPVFLAAIGPQMNNAFYSVYISHFGGEASAKIGLLYTAASLTEIPVFLFSGYIIRKFGYVKILTAVSLAGALRWYVLSLEPSFEILMANQMLSGLTYALFLSAGVNYAYDNSSDRAKTTAHSLFVVVYTNVAGIVASNVGGWVVERGGYSLLFQGAAVMSLLGAAGFASLGRVKRREGRLKV; encoded by the coding sequence ATGAAGATTAGCTACCGGAAATATTCCCTGCATGTCTATAATTATTTTTTCTACATTGCTTACGCTTCTTATCTGCCGTTCATCAGCTACTGGTTTGCGGAGGATGGATTATCGACACAGCAGATCGGACTCATCTTCTCTATTGGTCCTTTGGTCGGATTTTTGGTCCAGCCGCTCTGGGGCATGCTCATTGATTATTACGGCATGGCTAAATGGCTGCTGCTCATCAGCACAGGAATTACCCCTTGGGTCGTTATAGCCTACCGGTTTGCAGGGCATCATTTCTGGCTGTATATCGTGATATCCGTTGTGCTGGCAGTCTTCTCTTCCGCTACTTTACCGGTGATTGATGCCGTTACTGTGCGCCATGCCAAACATAACTCGCTTAGCTATGGAGCCATTCGTGTGGTGGGTTCGATCAGCTTCGGCCTGGCTGTGGCCGTATTCGGCCAGATGTATGAGCATTTCGGAATATCCACTGTGTTTGCTGCCTATATCCTCACCATGACCTTAGTCTGTCTGCTAACCTTCTCCATCCCGGGAGACAGAAAGGGGCGTCCGAAACCGGAGATGGCGGGAAAAGGGGCGCCGCGAAGCGGGATGACCGCCGGAATGATCACCTTATTAAAGGAACCGAAATTTGTATGGTTTCTCATTCCTGTATTTTTGGCAGCGATTGGGCCGCAAATGAATAATGCCTTTTACTCCGTATATATCAGCCATTTTGGGGGAGAGGCTTCGGCGAAAATCGGCCTGCTCTATACTGCTGCATCTCTGACAGAGATTCCGGTCTTTTTATTCTCAGGTTATATCATCAGGAAATTCGGCTATGTCAAAATACTGACGGCTGTTTCACTGGCGGGTGCGCTCCGATGGTATGTGCTTTCGCTGGAGCCGTCATTTGAAATTCTAATGGCTAACCAGATGCTGTCAGGACTTACCTATGCCCTGTTTCTGTCGGCAGGTGTGAACTATGCCTATGACAACAGTTCGGATAGGGCAAAGACAACAGCGCATTCCCTGTTCGTTGTTGTCTATACGAATGTTGCAGGAATTGTAGCCAGCAATGTAGGCGGATGGGTCGTTGAACGTGGAGGCTATTCTCTTTTGTTCCAGGGAGCTGCTGTCATGAGCCTGCTTGGAGCAGCGGGCTTTGCCTCGCTCGGAAGAGTGAAGAGACGTGAGGGGAGACTAAAGGTATGA
- a CDS encoding amino acid ABC transporter permease, whose translation MEVLLKNSHFLLEGVINTLLLSISCLCIALIIGIGVGVLQMAKNRLVSSIARGYAELFRGLPIVITLFIVFFMLPEAGIYVNSYISAMIALSVWSSSNISVAVRGAIQSIPPTQFEAAHSLGLSSVQTMRYVILPQAFRRMLPSIIGLLSNLVQSTTLSVLIGNLDFLKSAQLVIERVEIMQGGSIAFQIYVLVLLVYFVICYPLSMWAKRLERSYR comes from the coding sequence GTGGAGGTTTTGTTGAAAAACTCGCACTTTCTTTTAGAAGGGGTAATTAACACGCTGCTTCTAAGCATTAGCTGCCTGTGTATTGCGCTGATTATCGGGATTGGTGTGGGCGTGCTCCAAATGGCAAAGAACAGACTCGTCTCGTCGATTGCCAGAGGCTACGCGGAACTCTTTCGGGGGCTGCCTATCGTCATAACCTTATTCATTGTCTTCTTTATGCTCCCGGAGGCGGGGATATATGTCAATAGCTATATTTCAGCAATGATCGCACTCAGTGTCTGGAGCAGCTCCAACATATCCGTAGCTGTGCGCGGAGCGATTCAGTCGATCCCTCCTACGCAGTTCGAAGCGGCTCATTCCCTCGGTCTGAGCTCTGTGCAGACGATGCGGTATGTTATCCTGCCGCAGGCATTCCGCCGGATGCTCCCGTCGATTATCGGGCTTTTGTCCAATCTGGTGCAGTCCACTACCCTGTCGGTTTTGATAGGAAATCTGGATTTTCTCAAGTCTGCCCAGCTCGTGATTGAACGGGTGGAGATCATGCAGGGAGGTTCAATTGCTTTTCAGATCTATGTGCTGGTGCTGTTGGTCTATTTTGTTATCTGTTACCCCTTGTCCATGTGGGCTAAACGTTTGGAGCGTTCGTACCGCTAA
- a CDS encoding amino acid ABC transporter permease — translation MSRLSFDFGYIIQTLPVLMVGLKMTVFISVLAILFSLLIGLSGAAARTLKVPVVSRIVAVYVDIIRNTPLLVHIFFVYFGLPVIGIKLDAVTVGIVTLSLWGGAFAVENFRGGTDAVSKSLIESGESLGLSRWQVVRHIIVPLGFRISFPAFSNTAVSVIKNSAYMTGIGVVELTFVAVDRMAYDFKTYEMLLAIAVIYLALIWGASYLFSKIERRLDFNKKTVKGGKGRGGFVEKLALSFRRGN, via the coding sequence GTGAGTAGGTTGAGCTTTGACTTCGGCTATATCATTCAAACGCTGCCCGTGCTTATGGTAGGCCTTAAAATGACGGTGTTTATCAGCGTGCTGGCTATCCTGTTCTCACTCCTGATTGGCCTCAGCGGGGCTGCAGCCAGAACACTCAAGGTGCCGGTAGTATCCCGGATTGTAGCTGTTTATGTAGATATTATCCGGAACACCCCTCTTCTGGTGCATATATTCTTTGTTTATTTTGGTCTCCCCGTAATAGGCATTAAGCTGGATGCAGTGACTGTGGGCATTGTTACCCTCTCACTGTGGGGCGGAGCCTTTGCGGTCGAGAACTTTCGTGGAGGCACAGACGCCGTATCGAAATCCTTGATTGAATCCGGCGAGTCCCTCGGGCTCAGCAGATGGCAGGTGGTGCGGCATATCATCGTCCCTCTGGGGTTCCGGATCAGCTTTCCGGCCTTCTCCAATACAGCGGTTTCCGTGATCAAGAACTCGGCCTACATGACGGGGATCGGTGTCGTCGAGCTGACCTTTGTGGCGGTGGACCGCATGGCCTATGATTTCAAAACCTATGAAATGCTGCTTGCGATTGCAGTCATTTATTTAGCGCTGATCTGGGGAGCCTCCTATCTGTTCAGCAAGATCGAAAGAAGACTGGATTTCAACAAAAAGACGGTGAAGGGAGGAAAGGGCCGTGGAGGTTTTGTTGAAAAACTCGCACTTTCTTTTAGAAGGGGTAATTAA
- a CDS encoding amino acid ABC transporter ATP-binding protein — protein METNKPKLTIRNLHKRFGELQILRGVNFEVFSQEVIVIIGPSGSGKSTLLRCINGLEGINDGQIFIDEAAIEYTPASLQKVRQRIGMVFQSYNLFPHLTVMENLLLAPLKVQKKTKAEVLPRAEELLKQVGMSDKADSYPSQLSGGQQQRVAIARSLVMNPEVILFDEVTSALDPERVRDVLDVMKALAHTGTTMIIVTHEMGFGRDVGDRIIFMDQGVIVEQGPPEQIFGNPQEERTRQFLRNVM, from the coding sequence ATGGAGACGAACAAACCCAAATTGACGATCCGCAATCTGCACAAACGGTTCGGGGAGCTTCAGATCCTCCGGGGGGTCAATTTTGAAGTATTTTCCCAGGAGGTCATAGTTATTATAGGTCCCAGCGGATCAGGAAAAAGCACGCTGCTCCGCTGTATCAACGGCTTGGAGGGAATTAACGACGGGCAGATCTTTATCGATGAGGCTGCGATCGAGTATACCCCTGCTTCCCTTCAAAAGGTCCGCCAACGGATCGGGATGGTCTTTCAGAGCTACAATCTCTTTCCTCATCTTACCGTCATGGAGAATTTGCTGCTCGCTCCATTAAAGGTGCAGAAGAAAACCAAAGCGGAGGTGCTGCCCCGCGCCGAGGAACTGCTGAAGCAGGTAGGCATGTCTGATAAAGCGGACAGCTACCCTTCGCAATTATCGGGAGGACAGCAGCAGCGCGTAGCCATTGCCCGCTCTCTGGTGATGAATCCGGAAGTCATCCTCTTTGACGAGGTTACTTCGGCACTGGACCCTGAAAGGGTCCGGGATGTGCTGGATGTAATGAAGGCGTTGGCGCATACCGGAACAACTATGATCATCGTTACGCATGAGATGGGCTTTGGCCGCGATGTGGGTGACCGGATTATCTTCATGGATCAGGGTGTAATCGTGGAACAGGGTCCGCCTGAGCAAATATTCGGCAATCCCCAGGAAGAGCGGACCCGGCAATTTCTGCGCAATGTGATGTAA
- a CDS encoding transporter substrate-binding domain-containing protein codes for MKKAVGNKAAITLLMVLVCILALAGCGNNAASNTGSATNAAPGASSEPTASSTAPATSDSLALPEAVKERGKLVVGVKVDYPPLGYLDENGNNAGYEIGVVRKMAEYAFGDPNAVEFIPVNATNRIPYLTSKKIDFIAATLGVTEERKKQLDFTTTFFDGGAVTVVPQDSGITSIPDLAGKKVIVIKGSTGSTYLEENVPTAEQMKIESNADAFRALKDGRADAMFHDAVLMSEFIKTSPEYKIVGEQVAFAPMAMGARKNEPEMLNFLNGSLEKMRQEDYFKVLIEEYLPKAGDLDPMEMIPRP; via the coding sequence ATGAAAAAAGCGGTAGGCAACAAGGCAGCAATCACATTGTTAATGGTTCTGGTATGTATACTTGCTCTGGCAGGCTGCGGCAATAATGCAGCGTCCAACACGGGGAGCGCGACCAATGCAGCCCCGGGAGCTTCCTCTGAACCTACGGCTTCTTCCACGGCTCCTGCCACATCAGATTCCCTTGCTCTCCCTGAGGCTGTAAAGGAAAGAGGAAAGCTGGTTGTGGGTGTTAAAGTAGACTATCCGCCGCTTGGATACCTGGATGAGAATGGCAATAATGCCGGTTATGAAATTGGCGTTGTGCGTAAAATGGCTGAATATGCCTTCGGTGATCCTAATGCCGTAGAGTTTATCCCGGTCAATGCCACTAACCGCATTCCGTATCTTACCTCCAAGAAAATAGACTTTATTGCAGCTACGCTGGGAGTAACTGAAGAGCGGAAAAAGCAGCTTGATTTCACGACCACATTCTTTGACGGCGGCGCCGTTACAGTTGTTCCCCAGGACAGCGGGATTACCTCTATCCCTGATCTCGCCGGAAAGAAGGTCATTGTAATCAAAGGGTCCACAGGCTCCACCTACCTTGAAGAAAATGTGCCGACTGCGGAGCAGATGAAGATTGAGAGCAACGCGGATGCCTTCCGCGCGCTGAAGGATGGACGGGCCGATGCCATGTTCCATGACGCCGTGCTGATGTCTGAGTTCATTAAGACTTCACCGGAATATAAAATCGTGGGTGAACAGGTGGCCTTTGCCCCCATGGCGATGGGTGCACGCAAGAATGAACCGGAAATGCTGAATTTCCTTAATGGCTCCCTCGAAAAGATGAGACAGGAGGATTACTTCAAGGTATTGATTGAAGAGTATTTGCCAAAAGCAGGCGATCTCGATCCAATGGAAATGATCCCGCGTCCATAA
- a CDS encoding secondary thiamine-phosphate synthase enzyme YjbQ, protein MVNTKCIVLQTRSEFQMIKITEEIRQFVAGSGIKNGLAAVITAHTTTGIMVNEGLECVETDIEETLDRLIPKDAPYAHAHFLPSYGATGSNSPSHLKSMLSGNSCLFVVQDGIMVTGDAQDVYFVEFDGPKSRKVYIQVMGE, encoded by the coding sequence ATGGTGAATACCAAATGTATTGTGCTCCAGACCAGATCAGAGTTCCAGATGATTAAAATTACAGAGGAAATCAGGCAATTTGTCGCCGGCTCGGGTATCAAAAATGGCTTGGCCGCTGTGATTACAGCTCATACTACAACCGGCATTATGGTCAATGAAGGTCTTGAATGTGTGGAAACAGACATTGAGGAGACCCTGGACAGGCTGATTCCCAAGGATGCGCCCTATGCCCATGCCCACTTTCTTCCCAGCTATGGGGCAACCGGCAGCAACTCCCCTTCTCATCTAAAATCTATGCTGTCCGGCAATAGCTGCCTGTTCGTTGTCCAGGATGGAATCATGGTTACCGGGGATGCACAAGATGTATATTTTGTGGAGTTCGATGGCCCCAAGAGCAGAAAAGTCTACATTCAGGTTATGGGCGAGTAA
- a CDS encoding amidohydrolase family protein, with protein sequence MIIDVHTHPIFYKDICEDPEQLKFRKEQFGIYKQSPYSIESVKIEMDYMNVDKSVLLPEDLTTQSGGCIVTNEEIAKLVSLEPDRFIGFASVDPYRKDAAAVLDYAFKELGLKGLKLHPSKQRFYPYDKLLKPIYEKCLEYDKPIMFHAGMTWQPDAPAKYSHPLHFEEVAMAYPGLRMCLAHFGWPWIHETVMLLLKYPNVYTDTSLLHMDNAKDFYEQVFTRNMGPLWIERNLKYQVMFGTNSPRFRAKRLLPALKGLNFRPSTLENILSGNAMRFIGGSEQRW encoded by the coding sequence ATGATTATTGATGTGCATACCCATCCTATTTTTTACAAAGATATTTGTGAAGACCCTGAGCAGTTGAAGTTCCGCAAGGAGCAGTTCGGCATTTACAAGCAGTCTCCCTATTCCATTGAATCGGTAAAGATTGAGATGGACTATATGAATGTTGATAAATCGGTACTGCTGCCCGAGGATCTGACCACACAAAGCGGCGGCTGTATCGTGACTAACGAAGAGATCGCCAAGCTTGTGAGTCTGGAGCCTGACCGGTTCATCGGTTTCGCGAGTGTTGATCCCTACCGCAAGGATGCGGCGGCTGTGCTCGACTATGCTTTTAAAGAGCTGGGGCTGAAAGGACTCAAGCTTCATCCATCGAAGCAGAGATTTTATCCTTACGACAAGCTGCTGAAGCCCATCTATGAGAAATGTCTTGAGTACGATAAACCCATTATGTTCCACGCCGGAATGACCTGGCAGCCTGATGCTCCGGCCAAGTACTCCCACCCGCTTCATTTTGAGGAGGTTGCCATGGCTTACCCCGGGCTGCGGATGTGTCTGGCACACTTCGGGTGGCCGTGGATTCATGAGACGGTAATGCTGCTGCTGAAATACCCCAATGTCTATACAGATACTTCACTGCTGCACATGGATAATGCAAAGGATTTCTACGAGCAGGTATTTACACGGAATATGGGTCCGCTATGGATTGAACGAAACCTGAAGTATCAGGTAATGTTCGGTACCAACAGTCCAAGGTTCAGGGCCAAACGCCTGCTGCCTGCTCTGAAGGGCCTGAACTTCCGCCCATCCACACTGGAGAATATTTTGAGCGGCAACGCAATGCGATTTATCGGAGGGAGTGAGCAGAGATGGTGA
- the frlD gene encoding fructoselysine 6-kinase, with amino-acid sequence MRVAGVGFNCMDIYDNLQRYYPTGNSVDFIIHMSRFGVQSSMVSAVGADKHGELMIEVLRRENVDVSHLHVEEGDTAIFKMDLNGNDRVHKEKLAGVMENFALTEDDIAFVLEHGMIHTNLSGNIIEWLPRFRASGVLVVFDFTTKVNSIPEPILPDVDYAFFSYDQDDTWILEYMKWAQALGPRVVVVTLGEKGSIAYDGQSFFREGILKVPVVNTVGAGDSFCAGFMYGVIQGRSIPDSLRIGAETAAAVVAKFEPY; translated from the coding sequence ATGCGGGTTGCGGGTGTTGGCTTCAATTGTATGGACATTTACGACAATTTGCAGAGGTATTATCCGACCGGAAACAGCGTGGACTTTATAATTCACATGAGCCGGTTCGGGGTTCAGAGTTCCATGGTAAGTGCCGTGGGTGCGGACAAGCATGGGGAACTGATGATTGAGGTCCTGCGCAGAGAGAATGTGGATGTCTCCCATCTTCATGTGGAGGAAGGAGATACTGCGATTTTCAAAATGGACCTCAATGGAAATGACAGAGTGCACAAGGAAAAGCTTGCGGGGGTTATGGAGAATTTTGCGCTTACGGAGGATGATATCGCCTTTGTGCTTGAACATGGGATGATTCACACCAATTTGTCCGGAAATATTATTGAATGGCTCCCCCGGTTCCGCGCCAGCGGCGTCCTTGTAGTATTCGACTTTACTACCAAAGTCAACTCTATTCCGGAACCCATTCTGCCGGATGTGGATTATGCCTTCTTCTCCTACGATCAGGACGATACCTGGATTCTGGAATATATGAAATGGGCGCAGGCTCTGGGACCCCGGGTTGTGGTAGTCACTCTGGGGGAGAAAGGGAGCATTGCGTATGACGGACAGTCCTTTTTCCGGGAGGGCATCCTTAAGGTTCCTGTAGTGAACACGGTGGGGGCGGGGGATTCCTTCTGTGCAGGCTTTATGTACGGGGTTATCCAGGGCAGGTCCATCCCGGATTCATTGCGTATAGGAGCTGAAACAGCTGCTGCCGTGGTTGCCAAATTCGAGCCTTATTGA
- a CDS encoding GntR family transcriptional regulator, whose product MKLNNLSQKPLYFQLKQILKEDVERGVYKAGQQLPPEAELCEMYGVSRITARRAITDLVEEGILHRQQGKGTYVKEAKVMRELISVGGFSELTTASGKTPSSQILFNKVIQADEKLAKTFNIAPHDPILNVHRLLFIDNEPFIIETSYYPLNLLPDLEKHIGESASTYSILKKRYNVELCRSQKTLEVVAASEYDADLFRCDRGTPLFAIEKASFDKTDRLIHLSNSLYMTNKVIFTIDTKKSGTF is encoded by the coding sequence ATGAAGTTGAATAATTTGAGTCAAAAACCGCTGTACTTTCAGCTTAAACAGATATTAAAAGAAGACGTAGAACGTGGAGTATATAAGGCTGGCCAGCAGCTGCCGCCGGAAGCGGAATTATGCGAGATGTACGGTGTAAGCCGGATCACCGCCAGAAGAGCGATTACGGACCTGGTAGAAGAAGGGATTCTGCATCGGCAGCAGGGAAAAGGAACATACGTTAAAGAGGCAAAGGTTATGCGTGAGCTGATATCGGTGGGAGGGTTCTCTGAGCTTACCACAGCATCGGGGAAAACACCAAGCTCGCAGATTTTATTCAACAAGGTTATTCAGGCAGACGAGAAGCTGGCCAAAACCTTCAACATTGCACCTCATGATCCCATACTTAATGTCCACCGGCTGCTCTTCATTGATAATGAGCCTTTTATTATCGAGACCTCCTATTACCCCCTTAATCTGCTCCCGGATCTGGAGAAGCATATTGGAGAGAGTGCATCTACCTACAGTATTCTTAAGAAGCGATACAACGTGGAATTGTGCCGGTCCCAAAAAACACTTGAGGTCGTAGCTGCATCAGAGTACGATGCGGACCTGTTCCGGTGTGACCGGGGAACCCCGCTGTTTGCCATTGAAAAAGCAAGCTTTGATAAGACGGATCGGCTGATTCATTTATCGAATTCCTTATACATGACCAACAAGGTGATTTTTACGATAGATACCAAAAAAAGCGGAACTTTCTAA
- a CDS encoding MFS transporter, which yields MFKFRSHKEQDTDQTIDKHALIFGLIAVFLCGIGFSIITPVVPFLVQPYISNPGEQAIVVTLLTSVYAVCVFFAAPVLGALSDKYGRRPLLLICLLGSAAGYFVFGVGGALWVLFAGRIIEGVTGGSISTIFAYFADIIPAEQRTKYFGWVSAVVGAGTVIGPTLGGLLARFGYAVPMYFGAIITLLNVVYGFFFMPESLDKNHRLKEIALVRLNPFTQLANILSMKSLQRLLVSAFLLWIPNGSLQAVFSQFTMDTFNWNPALIGLMFSIMGFQDILSQGLVMPKLLKKLSDQQIAVLGMVSEMIGYSLIALSALFSFYPLLIAGMFIFGFGDSVFGPSFNGMLSKSVDSSEQGRIQGGSQSIQALARMLGPILGGQIYVSLGHAAPAVMGMILIGAALPVLYKRTLP from the coding sequence ATGTTCAAATTTAGATCACACAAGGAACAGGACACGGATCAAACCATAGATAAACACGCTTTAATATTCGGTCTAATCGCTGTGTTTCTTTGCGGAATAGGCTTCAGTATCATAACACCTGTCGTCCCATTCTTGGTGCAGCCATATATAAGCAATCCGGGAGAACAAGCTATAGTGGTTACGCTGCTGACCTCTGTTTATGCAGTCTGCGTGTTTTTTGCGGCTCCTGTGCTTGGTGCTTTGAGCGACAAATATGGCCGTCGTCCATTGCTCCTGATATGCCTTTTGGGTTCTGCAGCCGGGTACTTTGTTTTTGGCGTAGGCGGAGCTCTATGGGTACTATTTGCCGGGCGTATAATAGAAGGTGTAACAGGCGGGAGCATAAGCACGATCTTCGCATATTTTGCAGACATCATTCCTGCAGAACAGAGAACCAAGTACTTTGGCTGGGTGAGTGCGGTTGTAGGTGCAGGTACCGTCATTGGCCCGACTCTAGGCGGATTACTTGCCAGGTTTGGTTATGCTGTACCCATGTATTTTGGAGCAATAATCACTTTATTGAATGTCGTTTATGGATTCTTTTTTATGCCTGAGAGCCTTGACAAGAATCATAGACTGAAAGAGATTGCCTTGGTAAGACTGAATCCATTCACACAGCTTGCAAACATACTTTCCATGAAAAGCTTACAAAGGCTGCTTGTCTCTGCGTTCTTACTGTGGATCCCCAATGGATCTTTACAGGCGGTTTTTTCACAATTTACGATGGATACTTTCAACTGGAACCCTGCACTAATCGGGCTTATGTTTTCAATCATGGGCTTCCAGGACATCCTTTCACAAGGGCTCGTAATGCCAAAGCTTTTGAAAAAACTTAGTGATCAACAGATAGCGGTGCTTGGGATGGTTTCGGAGATGATTGGCTACAGTCTTATTGCGCTGTCTGCGTTGTTCTCCTTCTACCCCCTTCTTATCGCTGGAATGTTTATATTTGGTTTTGGGGATTCGGTCTTTGGGCCATCATTCAACGGGATGCTCTCCAAGTCTGTTGATTCCAGTGAACAAGGAAGGATTCAAGGAGGCAGCCAGTCTATTCAGGCTTTGGCAAGAATGCTCGGGCCTATTCTTGGAGGCCAAATCTATGTGTCACTTGGCCATGCCGCACCCGCTGTTATGGGGATGATCCTTATAGGAGCGGCTCTACCCGTTTTATACAAGAGAACGCTGCCCTGA
- a CDS encoding NAD(P)H oxidoreductase, giving the protein MKVLSVVSHPRQDSLTFGVAGRFVQGLADAGHDYEILDLHRIGFDPVLQGADEPDLSAAQQSFSPEVEMEIRRMKEHDALAFIFPLWWWHLPAMLKGYIDRVWNNGFAYGSNHLHHQHVLWVALAGVSKDQMKKRNYDEMITHLLNVGIADYCGVPNSKVEFLYETLDSHPGHYEMLLNQAYHLGLNYAKDH; this is encoded by the coding sequence ATGAAAGTATTAAGCGTTGTTTCACACCCGAGACAAGATTCCTTGACCTTTGGGGTGGCCGGCCGTTTCGTACAAGGTCTTGCCGATGCCGGCCACGACTATGAGATATTGGATTTGCACAGGATTGGTTTTGATCCTGTTTTACAAGGAGCAGATGAACCTGATTTGTCAGCTGCGCAGCAATCCTTTTCCCCTGAAGTGGAAATGGAAATAAGGCGGATGAAGGAGCATGATGCTTTGGCATTTATTTTTCCGCTTTGGTGGTGGCATTTACCGGCTATGCTAAAGGGGTATATTGACCGTGTATGGAACAATGGGTTTGCGTACGGTTCGAATCACCTTCATCATCAGCATGTCTTGTGGGTTGCTTTGGCCGGCGTTTCGAAGGATCAGATGAAAAAGCGCAACTATGATGAAATGATTACTCATCTGCTGAATGTGGGAATTGCAGATTATTGCGGTGTTCCCAATTCCAAGGTTGAATTCTTATATGAGACCCTGGATTCACATCCCGGTCATTACGAAATGCTGCTGAACCAAGCCTATCACTTAGGTTTGAATTACGCCAAGGATCATTAA
- a CDS encoding winged helix-turn-helix transcriptional regulator, producing MTEHTKNNVQKKYQVGVEAALEVMGGKWKPLIIYHLMTGRKRTSELRRLMPGVTQKMLTTQLRGLEKDEIVTRKVYNEIPPRVEYELTHYGWGLKPALDHLCYWGEDHLEKIHGDKSKVLEEFRG from the coding sequence ATGACTGAACATACAAAAAATAACGTTCAAAAGAAGTATCAAGTTGGAGTGGAAGCGGCTTTAGAAGTAATGGGAGGAAAATGGAAGCCTTTAATTATCTACCATTTGATGACGGGACGTAAACGAACGTCTGAGCTTCGCCGGTTAATGCCCGGCGTTACTCAAAAAATGCTGACCACTCAGCTCAGAGGCCTGGAAAAGGATGAGATCGTTACACGAAAGGTTTATAATGAGATTCCTCCTAGAGTGGAGTATGAGTTAACGCACTACGGCTGGGGATTAAAACCTGCGCTAGACCATTTATGCTATTGGGGAGAGGATCACCTGGAAAAGATTCATGGAGACAAATCCAAGGTTTTGGAAGAATTCCGGGGATGA
- a CDS encoding MarR family transcriptional regulator → MNKEEQVKMEFRDLFNKMAWLNKTKMEVSLKGYKPSEIHCIESIGRNVDSNVTKLAESLYMTRGAISKITKKLVEKGLIESYQKPDNKKEIYFRLTGQGEVINKIHEDLHKEFQERDKAVFEHVTEEQFDNMLSFMEKYSRHLDAEIKKQGIGIKSE, encoded by the coding sequence ATGAACAAAGAAGAACAGGTCAAAATGGAATTCAGGGACTTATTTAACAAGATGGCTTGGCTGAATAAGACGAAGATGGAAGTCAGCCTTAAGGGGTATAAGCCTTCTGAAATACATTGCATTGAATCGATTGGAAGAAATGTAGACTCGAACGTGACAAAACTTGCCGAGTCTTTGTATATGACTAGAGGTGCCATAAGTAAAATCACTAAGAAGCTCGTAGAAAAAGGCTTGATCGAAAGCTATCAGAAGCCGGATAACAAGAAAGAAATCTATTTTAGGCTTACTGGGCAAGGGGAAGTTATTAACAAAATCCATGAGGACCTGCACAAAGAGTTTCAAGAGCGGGATAAAGCCGTATTTGAGCATGTAACCGAGGAGCAATTTGACAATATGCTTAGCTTCATGGAAAAGTACAGCAGGCATTTGGACGCAGAAATAAAGAAACAGGGTATCGGTATTAAGTCGGAATAA